A single genomic interval of Spinacia oleracea cultivar Varoflay chromosome 6, BTI_SOV_V1, whole genome shotgun sequence harbors:
- the LOC110777488 gene encoding uncharacterized protein translates to MDRSWMYGRRDTKDFMHGVSEFCMSALQHQASTGVKEFYCPCADCENVNTVNNVLVIRDHVFMRGFRPNYHVRVYHGESGVYVGNSSKNVVHEQEETIYTEGQADCFEDDDDVENNIDDDNVHVEDMLHEVEDEVRDRVFECLSKAAETPLYPGRTKYSKLSAVCTLYNIKTSGGLTDISFTELLVALSDMLPACNELPRSNYYAKKLMCPFGLEYKKIHACPNDCLLYPKQYENLDKCPRCGVSRYKRKGVSEGKNVYPAKVLWYLPIIPRFKRLFSIKKDARNLRWHANPDRRKRDGLLRHPADSPQWKTIDKLHDTFGKEPRNLRLGLCTDGMNPFCTLCSQHSTWPILLVIYNLPPWLCMKRKYIMLSLLISGPKQPGNDIDVYLEPLVDDLRKMWDEGVSVFDAHANETFRLRAMLFCTINDFPAYGNLSGYKNKGMKACPTCEEDTQSKYISECHKYVFLRMRRLLRRDHPYRKMKTTFDGNVEMDVALRALNGKEVYERVKGVETVFGKSVKDKGTTGLWKKESVFWKLPYWKDLPVRHCLDVMHIEKNVCEAILGTLMNIPGKTKDTKGVREYFKINCEDG, encoded by the coding sequence ATGGATcgtagttggatgtatggtagacGTGACACAAAGGATTTCATGCATGGGGTTTCGGAGTTCTGTATGAGTGCTTTACAACATCAAGCTAGTACGGGGGTCAAAGAGTTTTATTGTCCTTGTGCCGATTGTGAGAATGTGAACACGGTCAATAATGTTTTGGTGATTAGAGATCATGTATTTATGCGTGGGTTTAGACCAAATTACCATGTACGGGTTTATCATGGTGAGAGTGGAGTGTACGTAGGTAATTCTAGTAAGAATGTTGTGCATGAACAAGAAGAAACTATCTATACGGAAGGGCAAGCCGATTGTTTTGAGGATGACGATGACgttgaaaataatattgatgATGATAATGTTCATGTCGAGGACATGTTGCACGAGGTCGAGGATGAAGTTCGCGATCGTGTTTTTGAGTGCTTGTCTAAGGCGGCCGAAACGCCATTGTATCCTGGTCGTACAAAGTATAGCAAGCTTTCCGCTGTTTGCACACTCTACAATATCAAGACAAGCGGAGGCTTGACTGACATTAGTTTCACTGAGTTGTTGGTGGCGCTAAGTGATATGTTACCGGCTTGCAATGAACTTCCCAGGTCGAACTATTATGCCAAGAAGCTCATGTGTCCCTTTGGTTTAGAGTACAAGAAGATACATGCTTGTCCAAATGATTGTCTTCTATATCCTAAGCAGTATGAGAATTTGGATAAGTGTCCACGGTGCGGAGTGTCGCGTTACAAACGCAAAGGGGTAAGCGAGGGTAAGAATGTGTACCCAGCTAAGGTGTTGTGGTATCTTCCCATAATACCGAGATTCAAGCGCTTGTTTTCGATAAAAAAAGATGCAAGGAATTTGAGGTGGCATGCAAATCCTGATCGAAGGAAGAGAGATGGTTTGCTtaggcatcctgctgattctcccCAGTGGAAGACTATTGACAAGCTTCATGACACTTTTGGTAAGGAACCTCGGAATTTGAGGCTTGGGTTATGTACGGATGGGATGAATCCATTTTGCACTCTTTGCTCCCAACATAGTACATGGCCAATACTTTTAGTCATATATAACTTACCTCCTTGGTTGTGTATGAAACGCAAgtacatcatgttgtcgcttCTTATATCGGGGCCTAAACAACCGGGAAACGACATAGATGTATACCTTGAACCTCTCGTTGATGATTTGAGAAAgatgtgggatgaaggggtttCCGTATTTGATGCACATGCAAATGAGACGTTTAGATTGCGTGCAATGCTTTTCTGCACCATCAATGACTTCCCTGCTTATGGTAACTTATCCGGCTACAAGAACAAAGGAATGAAAGCATGCCCGACTTGTGAAGAGGATACACAATCCAAATATATTTCTGAATGTCACAAATATGTGTTCTTGCGAATGCGAAGGCTTCTTAGACGTGATCATCCCTATCGTAAGATGAAGACAACATTCGATGGAAATGTTGAGATGGATGTCGCCCTTAGAGCGTTGAATGGTAAGGAAGTTTATGAGCGGGTCAAGGGTGTTGAAACGGTCTTCGGCAAGTCAGTGAAAGACAAGGGTACAACTGGATTATGGAAAAAAGAGTCTGTGTTCTGGAAACTTCCATATTGGAAAGATCTACCGGTTAGGCATTGTCTTGACGTCATGCATATcgagaaaaatgtttgtgaaGCAATTCTTGGGACACTTATGAATATTCCGGGCAAGACAAAGGATACCAAGGGAGTGCGAGAATACTTTAAAA